The DNA window GTCGAACCCGTCCTCGAAAGCGGCGTCAACGGCTTCAAGACGGACGACGACGGCAACGTCGTCGCCACCATCGACGCGGACGACAACGAGTACGAGAGCGATTTCGTCGGCATCGCAATCGGCCTCAACTTCAACACGGAGTATCTGCAGGGCAGCGGCGTCGAGACGGACAACGGCGTCGTCGTGGACCAGTACATGCAGACGAACGTGGACGACATCTACGCCGCGGGTGACATCACGCGCTTCTACGACGTGATCTTGGACGAGTACGCCCAGAACGGGTCGTGGGGCAGCGCGAAACAGCAGGGCGTCATCGCCGCGAAGAACATGGTCGCGGACGACGAGGAAGAGGAGTTCCGCTGGGTTTCGTCGTACTCCATCACTCACTTCGACTTCCCGTTCCTCTCCTTCGGCTTCCCGACGATGGGCGACGACGAGTGCGAGGAGAAGTACAGCGAGACCGAATGGCGTCGCCTCTCGTTCAAGGACGGAAAACTCATCGGCGGCGTCCTCATCGGCGATATCGCCCCGCAGGGCAAGTACAAGGACCTCATCCGCAACGAGGTCGAGTGTGCCGACCAGAAGGAAATCCTCCTCGAGAAGGATTTCGACCCGGACAAACTCGCACCCCAGCAGGAACAGTGAGGCCGTAGTGCGGAGCGGTTCGAGGTTGTATTTTTGTCGTTTGATGTAGATAAAATCAATAGCTGTCACGACGTGAAGATTTAAGTACTACCACGACAGTTGGTATCATTGGCCATGCTCGGTCGGGAGAATTCGTGAAACCCAAGATAGCCGTCGAACCGGTGGATTCGATTCCGAACGACGCGCGCGTTCGACACTACGACGAACTCGAATACGACGCGAAAGGGCACTTCCCGAGCGTCGTCGAACGCGGCGAACAACTCATCGACTGGGAGACAGCGGGACAGTTCAGTGACGGCGAATTCGTGAAGTACACCGGTTATTTCCGGGTACTGCTCGCGTAGCGAGAGAACCATCACGTTTTTTCGAGACAATTGCCACAAGGTTTAAGAGGTGCTAAGTCAATTGGTAACATGTATCAATGGCATCGAACAGCACGAGTAGTCTCGGGTCCGCATCGACCGGAGAGACGGCGTTTACCATCACCCGAACCGAAACCGTTCCGGCGGGCGTTCGGGTGTACCACTTCGACGAACTCTCGGAGGCGACTCAACAGGTGTTCGCGGAAATCGACGGCCGCGAGCGAGTCGTGAGGATGGGCGAAGCGGTGGCGAACGAGTTCACGACCGACGCCCTCGTGGTGTTCGACGACTACTACCGAATCGACGTGCCCTGACCGGGCGAACGAGCAACCGAAGCCGTTTTCTCCCGCAGGACGGGATGTAGGGACATGAGCATGAGCGGAAGCGGCGAGATGACGCTGGCGTTCGAGTTGTCCGCGCTCAAAGCGTTGGCGAGTCCCGGAGCGGTGTTCGAAGACGCCCGACGCTGGACGCGGTACGTCGGCGTCATCTCCGACCAACCGACCTACGTGGTGACGAACTTCACCCGGAAGAACCGCATCCGACAGGACTTCTTCTCCGGCCCGAAAGGACGCGCCGAGAGCCTCGACAGCGTGAAATCGCAGTTCGACACCGACCGCCACGTCTTCGTCGGCGTGACCGACGAGGACCGCAAACTCGCCGAGGAGCACGACTGGGAGTTCCTCCACGTCGAGGACGCCGCCGAGGCGGCCGAGTGGGACCTCGCGTCCGACGACGACGGCGAAGGGACGGCGAACGAAGAGGACGTGCGCGACGACTGGCCGTAGCCGGAGAATCGCTACTCGGTCAGCGGTCCGCCCGCAACCGTCGTCTCCCTTCCTCGGTTATCTGATAACAGCACCAGTTCGAGTTCCGAACGAGGTCGCGCTCGACGAGGGAACGACAGCGAGTCGCGGTGACGCAGTTGGACAGCGACAGTCGTCGTTCGATGTCGATTCGAACCTGTATCCCCTCCGCGTCGAGCAGTCGGAGGATTCGTTCGTCGATCGGGCGCAGTCGGTCGGGAACCCCGCTGGCCTGTGCCATAGCAGTCAGTATTTTTTCCGCCATCAAATAGCTCGCTAAGAGGGGTATGTATCGTGGGCTGGAACGGGGGAGGACTATTGAGCACTATCTGTACGGTCGCGGTACGTGTCGGGCGAACGAATCGGCTCCGACGACGACCAATCACGTTCTTTAAACTCGTCAGGGACAAACGGAGCGTATGGCAGAACCGCGCGTACCGGGAGGAGACGGTGCGACGCTCGACCTCCCCTGTGGCGAGTCGGTGGCGACCGGGAAACTCGACATGGGGATGCGCGAGTACGACTGTGACTGTGGCGAATCGCATGCGGTCGTCATGGACGTCCATCCGCCGTCACGGTTCGTCCCCGAGTTCCTCGTGGATATCCTCCGCGAAACCATCGATACGACCGACGAGAACGTCGAATTCGGCACGCTCCACATCATGGGCGTCGTCATGGAGGAGTTCCCCGAGGAGGTCGCAAGCGAGGACGTGGCGGAAAACCCCGACCTCGGCTACGCGATGGTCTGGGTGACCGACTTCGACTCGCGTCGTCTTCACGAGGTCGTCGTCGAACTCATCGTCGAACTGATGGAACACGCCGTCAGCCACGCCGAGGACGACGAGGCGATGAGTCAGTTCGAAGCGGACATGCTGAACTTCGACGTGCCGACCTTCGTCGAACAGTATCGGAAGGAACGCGATTTCTCCGGGCCGCACGACCGACCGGCGTGAGCGGGGACGCTCCGACCGGGGTGGTTGTCTGACTGAAATTTAAGTACCTAATGACCGATATGACGACCATGCCACTTCGGGGGAGTGCGTTCGAACGGATTCGGGACGTCGTGACCGAACACGGGACCGGTGAACCGTTGACGGCGCGGGAAATCCTTTGCCTCCTCGACGAGAGCGACGCCCACGAGGAGTTCGAGAGTACACACGAAATCGCCACCGTCCTCGGGCGACGGGCACAGGCGGGCGACGTGACCGTGATTCGGTCCTCGCCGTATCGATACGAACTCTGAGTGCGACGCGAATCCCGGTTGTACACCAAACTACAAGACCCCGGAACGCCCCCTTCGAGTCGATGCTGGACGAGTTGCTCGGGCGCGCGGAGCTGAAAGAGCGAATCGACGACCTCGAAGACGACAAACATCATCTCGAACGGCAGTTGGAAGCCGAACAGGAACGGCGGGCGGAAGCCGTCACCGAACGCCAGAACGCAGAAGAGCGGGTCAACCGCCTCGAAAACCGCATCGTGGAACTCGAAGATCGAGTGGAGCGACTGCAAAGCGACGAGGAATCGGTCGAGTTCCGCGGCACCGAAACGCTTCACGGAGAACGGGTGGACGACGTGTTGGCCCGACTCGACAGCTTCGAGACGGAACCGGAAGGGGCGTTGACCGCGATGGTGGACGACGACCTTCCCGAAGCGGTGGCCGAGGCGTTCGGGGACCACGGGTCGCTCGTCGCTCGCGCCGCCCCGTGTCTGGCCGTGACCGACGACGCGGGACTCGTCAGCGCGGCGCTCGTCACGCCGAATCCTCCGGAACCGTTCGTCTCGTGGAGCGACGACTTCGCGTTCGAGTCGTCGTGGTTCCGGCCGGAGGGTCGGTTCGCGTTCGCGCTCGTCCGCTCCGACCTGTTCGCCATCGCCGAGTACGACGGCCGGGACCGCCTGTCGGTCGCGGGATTCGAAAGCGACGTGAAGGGGGACCACTCGAAAGGCGGGTTCTCACAGGCTCGGTTCGAGCGGATTCGAGACGAACAGATTGCCGACCATCTGGAGCGCTGTCGGGAGGAGATAGACGCCCGCGACGCGGAGCGTCTGTACGTCGTCGGCCAGCGAACGCTCCTCTCGGAGTTCCGCGACGATGCCGAGGCGACCAAACCGGTGGACGCGACCGGCAAACCGAAGGAGGCACTCGACGACGCTTTCTACGAGTTCTGGACGACGCGGCTGTTTCGAGTGTGACTCCTCTCAGTCCAGCTTCGCGTGGAACAGCAGGCGGCCGCATTCGGGACACATGCCCGTTTCGACCTCCTTTCGCTCGTTCATGCCGAGCGAGCCGAGAAGTCCCTCTCGACGTTCGCTCGTTTTCACGTACGGTTTCCACGCGTCGTTCATGCCGAACTTGACCGGTTCGAGCGAGACGTCGCAGTCGGGACAGCGGTCACGACTCATCATACGAGAACCATTTTCACGAGAAACCGTGGGTGTTCCGCTTTCCCCGACTCACACCGACTCACCGACGTTCTATCGTCGCTCCGCCCCCGACGGCGGTCGGATAGGCGCGCGCCTCCACGTCGGCGTCGGAGAACGCGTCCAACATCGCGCTCGCGACCGCGCTCTGCCCGTCGTCGTGACAGACGGCGAGGACGCTCGGTCCGGCCCCGCTGACCGCGACGCCCGTCGCACCGGCGTCGAGCGCGGCGGTTCGCA is part of the Haladaptatus paucihalophilus DX253 genome and encodes:
- a CDS encoding NAD(P)/FAD-dependent oxidoreductase; translated protein: MSESYVIIGDGIAGSSAAETIREEKPDADIAVITDEGEALYNRILIKEFAKGKLPEAPISIHEPEWYDERDIDLELNTFVTDIDPDAHEVHTHASGIYTYDKLLVATGGTPTQLPVDNSDADGIHHFWTFQDARRIAEHAEASDTGTVIGAGLLGIDLAAICAAQDVEAKYIMRGNRWWRYGLSLDGAEIIHDALEEKGVEPVLESGVNGFKTDDDGNVVATIDADDNEYESDFVGIAIGLNFNTEYLQGSGVETDNGVVVDQYMQTNVDDIYAAGDITRFYDVILDEYAQNGSWGSAKQQGVIAAKNMVADDEEEEFRWVSSYSITHFDFPFLSFGFPTMGDDECEEKYSETEWRRLSFKDGKLIGGVLIGDIAPQGKYKDLIRNEVECADQKEILLEKDFDPDKLAPQQEQ
- a CDS encoding DUF7124 domain-containing protein, which translates into the protein MSGSGEMTLAFELSALKALASPGAVFEDARRWTRYVGVISDQPTYVVTNFTRKNRIRQDFFSGPKGRAESLDSVKSQFDTDRHVFVGVTDEDRKLAEEHDWEFLHVEDAAEAAEWDLASDDDGEGTANEEDVRDDWP
- a CDS encoding DUF5815 family protein — its product is MAEPRVPGGDGATLDLPCGESVATGKLDMGMREYDCDCGESHAVVMDVHPPSRFVPEFLVDILRETIDTTDENVEFGTLHIMGVVMEEFPEEVASEDVAENPDLGYAMVWVTDFDSRRLHEVVVELIVELMEHAVSHAEDDEAMSQFEADMLNFDVPTFVEQYRKERDFSGPHDRPA
- a CDS encoding Vms1/Ankzf1 family peptidyl-tRNA hydrolase, giving the protein MLDELLGRAELKERIDDLEDDKHHLERQLEAEQERRAEAVTERQNAEERVNRLENRIVELEDRVERLQSDEESVEFRGTETLHGERVDDVLARLDSFETEPEGALTAMVDDDLPEAVAEAFGDHGSLVARAAPCLAVTDDAGLVSAALVTPNPPEPFVSWSDDFAFESSWFRPEGRFAFALVRSDLFAIAEYDGRDRLSVAGFESDVKGDHSKGGFSQARFERIRDEQIADHLERCREEIDARDAERLYVVGQRTLLSEFRDDAEATKPVDATGKPKEALDDAFYEFWTTRLFRV